From Coffea arabica cultivar ET-39 chromosome 2e, Coffea Arabica ET-39 HiFi, whole genome shotgun sequence, the proteins below share one genomic window:
- the LOC113730107 gene encoding protein DETOXIFICATION 49-like, whose product MCKQLTTSSPPPPPPPRPSKCDSDQRYLLPIQQVPAEGDIFSPLIPKNPTSSKHHQHQEQQPPQPNQIVKPHKHNHDTLISSSVLKEATSVANIALPMILTGLLLYSRSMISMLFLGRLGDLALAGGSLALGFANISGYSILSGLAMGMEPICGQAFGAKRYTLLGLSLQRTVLLLMLTSLPIALLWVNMKTILLFFGQDEAIAHEAQSYLMYTLPDLFAQSLLHPLRIYLRAQSITLPLTFCAALSILLHIPINYFLVTKLSLGIKGVALSGVWTNFNLVASLIIYILISGVYKKTWGGLTTECLKGWQSLLYLSIPSCISVCLEWWWYEIMILLCGLLLNPKATVASMGILIQTTSLIYIFPSSLSFSVSTRVGNELGARQPAKAKLAAVVGLCCSFVLGFSALMFAVSMRHVWARMFTADKEIIALTSLVLPIIGLCELGNCPQTTGCGVLRGTARPRVGANINLGCFYLVGMPVAVGLGFYAGFDFEGLWMGLLAAQASCMVSMLVVLYLTDWEFEAQRAKELTSAGADAAVEKIEEEDKPLIAENKDTSLC is encoded by the coding sequence ATGTGCAAGCAGCTCACGACCTcctcaccaccaccaccaccacctccaagACCCAGTAAATGCGATTCAGACCAACGTTATCTCCTTCCCATCCAGCAGGTCCCAGCAGAAGGGGACATCTTCTCTCCTCTCATCCCCAAAAACCCAACATCATCGAAACATCACCAGCACCAAGAACAACAACCACCACAACCAAACCAAATCGTGAAGCCCCACAAACACAATCATGACACCCTCATCTCCTCCTCAGTCCTTAAAGAAGCCACGTCCGTAGCCAATATAGCTCTGCCCATGATTCTCACCGGTCTTTTACTCTACTCCCGTTCCATGATCTCCATGCTTTTCCTCGGCCGGTTAGGGGACTTAGCCTTGGCCGGTGGTTCCCTCGCCTTAGGATTCGCTAACATCTCCGGTTACTCGATTCTTTCCGGCTTAGCCATGGGAATGGAGCCTATATGCGGCCAGGCTTTTGGTGCCAAACGTTACACGCTTCTTGGACTCTCTTTGCAAAGGACGGTGCTCTTGCTCATGCTGACTTCATTACCTATCGCTCTTCTGTGGGTGAACATGAAAACCATTTTACTGTTTTTCGGACAAGACGAGGCAATTGCCCATGAAGCCCAATCATACCTCATGTACACCCTTCCCGATCTTTTCGCTCAATCTCTACTCCATCCCTTGCGTATTTACCTCAGGGCTCAGTCCATAACCTTACCTCTAACATTTTGTGCAGCTCTATCAATTCTTCTCCACATCCCAATAAATTATTTTCTCGTCACGAAGCTCAGCTTAGGCATCAAAGGCGTCGCGCTCAGTGGGGTCTGGACTAACTTCAATCTCGTGGCTTCTCTGATAATCTACATCTTGATTTCTGGCGTGTACAAGAAAACATGGGGAGGGTTGACGACCGAATGCTTGAAAGGCTGGCAATCTTTATTATATCTTTCCATTCCAAGCTGTATCTCGGTTTGTCTCGAATGGTGGTGGTACGAAATCATGATTCTGCTTTGCGGGTTGTTGTTGAACCCAAAAGCCACGGTTGCTTCAATGGGCATTTTGATTCAAACCACTTCTTTGATATACATCTTTCCATCTTCTCTCAGCTTTAGTGTGTCGACCAGAGTAGGGAACGAGCTGGGTGCAAGGCAGCCGGCCAAAGCGAAGCTGGCAGCCGTGGTGGGCCTCTGTTGCAGCTTTGTTCTGGGATTTTCTGCGCTCATGTTTGCGGTAAGCATGAGACATGTTTGGGCTAGAATGTTCACTGCTGACAAAGAAATCATAGCTTTAACATCACTTGTTTTGCCCATAATTGGGCTCTGCGAGCTTGGTAACTGTCCGCAGACTACCGGTTGCGGGGTTTTGAGAGGGACGGCTAGGCCAAGAGTCGGAGCAAACATCAACTTGGGTTGCTTCTATCTAGTCGGAATGCCGGTTGCAGTTGGACTAGGGTTCTATGCAGGTTTTGACTTTGAAGGACTTTGGATGGGACTATTGGCAGCTCAAGCCTCTTGTATGGTAAGCATGCTAGTGGTCCTGTATCTGACGGATTGGGAATTTGAAGCCCAGAGAGCCAAAGAGCTGACCTCAGCAGGAGCAGATGCAGCTGTCGAGAAGATTGAGGAAGAAGACAAGCCGCTTATTGCAGAAAACAAGGATACTTCTTTGTGCTAA
- the LOC113730108 gene encoding serine/arginine-rich splicing factor RS31 isoform X1: MRSIFCGNFEYDARQSDLERLFQRYGKVDRVDMKSGFAFVYMVDERDAEDAIRGLDRIEFGRKGRRLRVEWTKQERSRKPESSKASSGLRPSKTLFVINFDPYHTRTRDLERHFDPYGKILNVRIRRNFAFVQYESQEDATKALDATNLSKLLDRVITVEYAVKDDDDRRSGYSPDRSHGKSPKRSYDGGRSPSPYGRERASPDYGRGHGRSPYRRERVSPNYGQGPSPVRSGRERNSEYGSGRQPSPRKERNSDHSHGHSPSPRRERLSSENGHNNSPRERRRPKKEHDISPNPQREKRGRMSPDGYRNGRSPSSNPELTDSPGNGGAESPLPQRQRSRSPPARERSQS, encoded by the exons ATGAGGTCGATTTTCTGTGGGAACTTTGAGTATGATGCTCGCCAATCTGACCTGGAGAGGCTGTTTCAAAGATATGGGAAGGTTGATCGGGTGGACATGAAGTCTG GATTTGCTTTTGTTTACATGGTTGATGAGAGAGATGCAGAGGATGCAATCCGTGGACTTGATCGTATTGAATTTGGAAGGAAGGGTCGGAGGCTTCGTGTTGAGTGGACAAAG CAAGAACGTAGCAGGAAGCCTGAGAGTTCCAAGGCCTCTTCTGGTTTAAGACCTTCAAAGACTCTATTTGTCATTAATTTTGATCCATACCATACAAGAACAAGGGATTTGGAGAGGCACTTTGATCCCTATGGTAAAATACTGAATGTTAGGATCAGGCGGAATTTTGCATTTGTTCAGTATGAATCACAAGAGGATGCGACTAAAGCATTGGATGCTACAAATTTGAG CAAACTTTTGGATCGAGTTATAACAGTGGAGTATGCAGTAAAGGACGATGATGATCGGAGAAGCGGCTATAGTCCTGATAGAAGTCATGGTAAGTCTCCCAAAAGAAGCTACGATGGGGGCCGATCTCCTAGCCCATATGGAAGAGAGAGAGCGAGCCCTGATTATGGGCGTGGTCATGGCCGAAGCCCATATCGAAGAGAACGTGTGAGTCCTAATTATGGTCAAGGACCTAGCCCAGTTCGTAGTGGAAGGGAAAGGAACTCTGAGTATGGAAGTGGCCGTCAGCCAAGTCCTAGAAAGGAGAGGAACTCCGATCACAGCCATGGACATAGCCCAAGCCCCCGAAGAGAGAGGCTAAGTTCTGAGAATGGCCATAATAATAGCCCAAGGGAGCGAAGACGTCCTAAGAAAGAGCATGATATAAGCCCAAATCCTCAAAGAGAGAAAAGGGGGAGGATGAGCCCTGATGGTTATCGGAATGGCAGAAGCCCTAGTTCAAATCCTGAACTTACAGATAGCCCTGGCAATGGCGGAGCTGAGAGCCCTTTGCCTCAACGTCAGAGGAG CCGTTCCCCGCCAGCACGAGAGAGATCTCAATCTTAA
- the LOC113730108 gene encoding serine/arginine-rich splicing factor RS41 isoform X2, which produces MVDERDAEDAIRGLDRIEFGRKGRRLRVEWTKQERSRKPESSKASSGLRPSKTLFVINFDPYHTRTRDLERHFDPYGKILNVRIRRNFAFVQYESQEDATKALDATNLSKLLDRVITVEYAVKDDDDRRSGYSPDRSHGKSPKRSYDGGRSPSPYGRERASPDYGRGHGRSPYRRERVSPNYGQGPSPVRSGRERNSEYGSGRQPSPRKERNSDHSHGHSPSPRRERLSSENGHNNSPRERRRPKKEHDISPNPQREKRGRMSPDGYRNGRSPSSNPELTDSPGNGGAESPLPQRQRSRSPPARERSQS; this is translated from the exons ATGGTTGATGAGAGAGATGCAGAGGATGCAATCCGTGGACTTGATCGTATTGAATTTGGAAGGAAGGGTCGGAGGCTTCGTGTTGAGTGGACAAAG CAAGAACGTAGCAGGAAGCCTGAGAGTTCCAAGGCCTCTTCTGGTTTAAGACCTTCAAAGACTCTATTTGTCATTAATTTTGATCCATACCATACAAGAACAAGGGATTTGGAGAGGCACTTTGATCCCTATGGTAAAATACTGAATGTTAGGATCAGGCGGAATTTTGCATTTGTTCAGTATGAATCACAAGAGGATGCGACTAAAGCATTGGATGCTACAAATTTGAG CAAACTTTTGGATCGAGTTATAACAGTGGAGTATGCAGTAAAGGACGATGATGATCGGAGAAGCGGCTATAGTCCTGATAGAAGTCATGGTAAGTCTCCCAAAAGAAGCTACGATGGGGGCCGATCTCCTAGCCCATATGGAAGAGAGAGAGCGAGCCCTGATTATGGGCGTGGTCATGGCCGAAGCCCATATCGAAGAGAACGTGTGAGTCCTAATTATGGTCAAGGACCTAGCCCAGTTCGTAGTGGAAGGGAAAGGAACTCTGAGTATGGAAGTGGCCGTCAGCCAAGTCCTAGAAAGGAGAGGAACTCCGATCACAGCCATGGACATAGCCCAAGCCCCCGAAGAGAGAGGCTAAGTTCTGAGAATGGCCATAATAATAGCCCAAGGGAGCGAAGACGTCCTAAGAAAGAGCATGATATAAGCCCAAATCCTCAAAGAGAGAAAAGGGGGAGGATGAGCCCTGATGGTTATCGGAATGGCAGAAGCCCTAGTTCAAATCCTGAACTTACAGATAGCCCTGGCAATGGCGGAGCTGAGAGCCCTTTGCCTCAACGTCAGAGGAG CCGTTCCCCGCCAGCACGAGAGAGATCTCAATCTTAA